In Pongo pygmaeus isolate AG05252 chromosome 13, NHGRI_mPonPyg2-v2.0_pri, whole genome shotgun sequence, one genomic interval encodes:
- the GSN gene encoding gelsolin isoform X3 — protein MAEEEALGGNSDPWPNSMVVEHPEFLKAGKEPGLQIWRVEKFDLVPVPTNLYGDFFTGDAYVILKTVQLRNGNLQYDLHYWLGNECSQDESGAAAIFTVQLDDYLNGRAVQHREVQGFESATFLGYFKSGLKYKKGGVASGFKHVVPNEVVVQRLFQVKGRRVVRATEVPVSWESFNNGDCFILDLGNDIHQWCGSNSNRFERLKATQVSKGIRDNERSGRARVHVSEEGAEPEAMLQVLGPKPALPAGTEDTAKEDAANRKLAKLYKVSNGAGTMSVSLVADENPFAQGALKSEDCFILDHGKDGKIFVWKGKQANTEERKAALKTASDFITKMDYPKQTQVSVLPEGGETPLFKQFFKNWRDPDQTDGLGLSYLSSHIANVERVPFDAATLHTSTAMAAQHGMDDDGTGQKQIWRIEGSNKVPVDPATYGQFYGGDSYIILYNYRHGGRQGQIIYNWQGAQSTQDEVAASAILTAQLDEELGGTPVQSRVVQGKEPAHLMSLFGGKPMIIYKGGTSREGGQTAPASTRLFQVRANSAGATRAVEVLPKAGALNSNDAFVLKTPSAAYLWVGTGASKAEKTGAQELLRVLRAQPVQVAEGSEPDGFWEALGGKSAYRTSPRLKDKKMDAHPPRLFACSNKIGRFVIEEVPGELMQEDLATDDVMLLDTWDQVFVWVGKDSQEEEKTEALTSAKRYIETDPANRDRRTPITVVKQGFEPPSFVGWFLGWDDDYWSVDPLDRAIAELAA, from the exons CCCAACAGCATGGTGGTGGAACACCCCGAGTTCCTCAAGGCAGGGAAGGAGCCTGGCCTGCAGATCTGGCGTGTGGAGAAGTTTGATCTGGTGCCCGTGCCCACCAACCTTTATGGAGACTTCTTCACGGGCGACGCCTACGTCATCCTGAAGACAGTGCAGCTGAGGAATGGAAATCTGCAGTACGACCTCCACTACTGGCTGG GCAATGAGTGCAGCCAGGATGAGAGCGGGGCGGCCGCCATCTTTACCGTGCAGCTGGATGACTACCTGAACGGCCGGGCCGTGCAGCACCGTGAGGTCCAGGGCTTTGAGTCGGCCACCTTCCTAGGCTACTTCAAGTCTGGCCTGAAGTACAAG AAAGGAGGTGTGGCATCGGGATTCAAGCACGTGGTACCCAACGAGGTGGTGGTACAGAGACTCTTCCAGGTCAAAGGGCGGCGTGTGGTCCGTGCCACCGAGGTACCTGTGTCCTGGGAGAGCTTCAACAATGGCGACTGCTTCATCCTGGACCTGGGCAAC GACATCCACCAGTGGTGTGGTTCCAACAGCAATCGGTTTGAAAGACTGAAGGCCACTCAGGTGTCCAAGGGCATCCGGGACAACGAGCGGAGTGGCCGGGCCCGAGTGCACGTGTCTGAGGAGGGCGCTGAGCCTGAGGCGATGCTTCAG GTGCTGGGCCCCAAGCCGGCTCTGCCTGCAGGTACCGAGGACACCGCCAAGGAGGATGCGGCCAACCGCAAGCTGGCCAAACTCTACAAG GTCTCCAATGGTGCAGGGACCATGTCCGTCTCCCTCGTGGCTGATGAGAACCCCTTCGCCCAGGGGGCCCTGAAGTCAGAGGACTGCTTCATCCTGGACCATGGCAAGGATGGGAAAATCTTTGTCTGGAAAG GCAAGCAGGCAAACACAGAGGAGAGGAAGGCTGCCCTCAAAACAGCCTCTGACTTCATCACCAAGATGGACTACCCCAAGCAGACTCAG gtCTCGGTCCTTCCCGAGGGCGGTGAGACCCCactgttcaagcagttcttcaaGAACTGGCGGGACCCAGACCAGACAGATGGCCTGGGCTTGTCCTACCTTTCCAGCCATATCGCCAACGTGGAGCGGGTGCCCTTCGATGCCGCCACACTGCACACCTCCACTGCCATGGCCGCCCAGCACGGCATGGATGACGATGGCACAGGCCAGAAACAG ATCTGGAGAATTGAAGGTTCCAACAAAGTGCCCGTGGACCCTGCCACATATGGACAGTTCTATGGAGGCGACAGCTACATCATTCTGTACAACTACCGCCATGGTGGCCGCCAGGGGCAGATAATCTACAACTG GCAGGGTGCCCAGTCTACCCAGGATGAGGTCGCTGCGTCTGCCATCCTGACTGCTCAGCTGGATGAGGAGCTGGGAGGTACCCCTGTCCAG AGCCGTGTGGTCCAAGGCAAGGAGCCCGCCCACCTCATGAGCCTGTTTGGTGGGAAGCCCATGATCATCTACAAGGGCGGCACCTCCCGCGAGGGCGGGCAGACAGCCCCTGCCAGCACCCGCCTCTTCCAGGTCCGTGCCAACAGCGCTGGAGCCACCCGGGCTGTCGAG GTATTGCCTAAGGCTGGTGCACTGAACTCCAACGATGCCTTTGTTCTGAAAACCCCCTCAGCCGCCTACCTGTGGGTGGGTACAGGAGCCAGCAAGGCAGAGAAGACGGGGGCCCAGGAGCTGCTCAGGGTGCTGCGGGCCCAACCTGTGCAGGTGGCAGAAGGCAGCGAGCCAG ATGGCTTCTGGGAGGCCCTGGGCGGGAAGTCTGCCTACCGCACCTCCCCACGGCTGAAGGACAAGAAGATGGATGCCCATCCTCCTCGCCTCTTTGCCTGCTCCAACAAGATTGGACGTTTTGTG ATCGAAGAGGTTCCTGGTGAGCTCATGCAGGAAGACCTGGCTACGGATGATGTCATGCTTCTGGACACCTGGGACCAG GTCTTTGTGTGGGTTGGAAAGGATtctcaagaagaagaaaagacagaagccTTGACTTCTG CTAAGCGGTACATCGAGACGGACCCAGCCAATCGGGATCGGCGGACGCCCATCACCGTGGTGAAGCAAGGCTTTGAGCCTCCCTCCTTCGTGGGCTGGTTCCTTGGCTGGGATGATGATTACTGGTCTGTGGACCCCTTGGACAGGGCCATCGCTGAGCTGGCTGCCTGA
- the GSN gene encoding gelsolin isoform X6, with protein sequence MVVEHPEFLKAGKEPGLQIWRVEKFDLVPVPTNLYGDFFTGDAYVILKTVQLRNGNLQYDLHYWLGNECSQDESGAAAIFTVQLDDYLNGRAVQHREVQGFESATFLGYFKSGLKYKKGGVASGFKHVVPNEVVVQRLFQVKGRRVVRATEVPVSWESFNNGDCFILDLGNDIHQWCGSNSNRFERLKATQVSKGIRDNERSGRARVHVSEEGAEPEAMLQVLGPKPALPAGTEDTAKEDAANRKLAKLYKVSNGAGTMSVSLVADENPFAQGALKSEDCFILDHGKDGKIFVWKGKQANTEERKAALKTASDFITKMDYPKQTQVSVLPEGGETPLFKQFFKNWRDPDQTDGLGLSYLSSHIANVERVPFDAATLHTSTAMAAQHGMDDDGTGQKQIWRIEGSNKVPVDPATYGQFYGGDSYIILYNYRHGGRQGQIIYNWQGAQSTQDEVAASAILTAQLDEELGGTPVQSRVVQGKEPAHLMSLFGGKPMIIYKGGTSREGGQTAPASTRLFQVRANSAGATRAVEVLPKAGALNSNDAFVLKTPSAAYLWVGTGASKAEKTGAQELLRVLRAQPVQVAEGSEPDGFWEALGGKSAYRTSPRLKDKKMDAHPPRLFACSNKIGRFVIEEVPGELMQEDLATDDVMLLDTWDQVFVWVGKDSQEEEKTEALTSAKRYIETDPANRDRRTPITVVKQGFEPPSFVGWFLGWDDDYWSVDPLDRAIAELAA encoded by the exons ATGGTGGTGGAACACCCCGAGTTCCTCAAGGCAGGGAAGGAGCCTGGCCTGCAGATCTGGCGTGTGGAGAAGTTTGATCTGGTGCCCGTGCCCACCAACCTTTATGGAGACTTCTTCACGGGCGACGCCTACGTCATCCTGAAGACAGTGCAGCTGAGGAATGGAAATCTGCAGTACGACCTCCACTACTGGCTGG GCAATGAGTGCAGCCAGGATGAGAGCGGGGCGGCCGCCATCTTTACCGTGCAGCTGGATGACTACCTGAACGGCCGGGCCGTGCAGCACCGTGAGGTCCAGGGCTTTGAGTCGGCCACCTTCCTAGGCTACTTCAAGTCTGGCCTGAAGTACAAG AAAGGAGGTGTGGCATCGGGATTCAAGCACGTGGTACCCAACGAGGTGGTGGTACAGAGACTCTTCCAGGTCAAAGGGCGGCGTGTGGTCCGTGCCACCGAGGTACCTGTGTCCTGGGAGAGCTTCAACAATGGCGACTGCTTCATCCTGGACCTGGGCAAC GACATCCACCAGTGGTGTGGTTCCAACAGCAATCGGTTTGAAAGACTGAAGGCCACTCAGGTGTCCAAGGGCATCCGGGACAACGAGCGGAGTGGCCGGGCCCGAGTGCACGTGTCTGAGGAGGGCGCTGAGCCTGAGGCGATGCTTCAG GTGCTGGGCCCCAAGCCGGCTCTGCCTGCAGGTACCGAGGACACCGCCAAGGAGGATGCGGCCAACCGCAAGCTGGCCAAACTCTACAAG GTCTCCAATGGTGCAGGGACCATGTCCGTCTCCCTCGTGGCTGATGAGAACCCCTTCGCCCAGGGGGCCCTGAAGTCAGAGGACTGCTTCATCCTGGACCATGGCAAGGATGGGAAAATCTTTGTCTGGAAAG GCAAGCAGGCAAACACAGAGGAGAGGAAGGCTGCCCTCAAAACAGCCTCTGACTTCATCACCAAGATGGACTACCCCAAGCAGACTCAG gtCTCGGTCCTTCCCGAGGGCGGTGAGACCCCactgttcaagcagttcttcaaGAACTGGCGGGACCCAGACCAGACAGATGGCCTGGGCTTGTCCTACCTTTCCAGCCATATCGCCAACGTGGAGCGGGTGCCCTTCGATGCCGCCACACTGCACACCTCCACTGCCATGGCCGCCCAGCACGGCATGGATGACGATGGCACAGGCCAGAAACAG ATCTGGAGAATTGAAGGTTCCAACAAAGTGCCCGTGGACCCTGCCACATATGGACAGTTCTATGGAGGCGACAGCTACATCATTCTGTACAACTACCGCCATGGTGGCCGCCAGGGGCAGATAATCTACAACTG GCAGGGTGCCCAGTCTACCCAGGATGAGGTCGCTGCGTCTGCCATCCTGACTGCTCAGCTGGATGAGGAGCTGGGAGGTACCCCTGTCCAG AGCCGTGTGGTCCAAGGCAAGGAGCCCGCCCACCTCATGAGCCTGTTTGGTGGGAAGCCCATGATCATCTACAAGGGCGGCACCTCCCGCGAGGGCGGGCAGACAGCCCCTGCCAGCACCCGCCTCTTCCAGGTCCGTGCCAACAGCGCTGGAGCCACCCGGGCTGTCGAG GTATTGCCTAAGGCTGGTGCACTGAACTCCAACGATGCCTTTGTTCTGAAAACCCCCTCAGCCGCCTACCTGTGGGTGGGTACAGGAGCCAGCAAGGCAGAGAAGACGGGGGCCCAGGAGCTGCTCAGGGTGCTGCGGGCCCAACCTGTGCAGGTGGCAGAAGGCAGCGAGCCAG ATGGCTTCTGGGAGGCCCTGGGCGGGAAGTCTGCCTACCGCACCTCCCCACGGCTGAAGGACAAGAAGATGGATGCCCATCCTCCTCGCCTCTTTGCCTGCTCCAACAAGATTGGACGTTTTGTG ATCGAAGAGGTTCCTGGTGAGCTCATGCAGGAAGACCTGGCTACGGATGATGTCATGCTTCTGGACACCTGGGACCAG GTCTTTGTGTGGGTTGGAAAGGATtctcaagaagaagaaaagacagaagccTTGACTTCTG CTAAGCGGTACATCGAGACGGACCCAGCCAATCGGGATCGGCGGACGCCCATCACCGTGGTGAAGCAAGGCTTTGAGCCTCCCTCCTTCGTGGGCTGGTTCCTTGGCTGGGATGATGATTACTGGTCTGTGGACCCCTTGGACAGGGCCATCGCTGAGCTGGCTGCCTGA